One genomic segment of Arachis duranensis cultivar V14167 chromosome 4, aradu.V14167.gnm2.J7QH, whole genome shotgun sequence includes these proteins:
- the LOC107483869 gene encoding uncharacterized protein LOC107483869 has protein sequence MEENTRPNSKQTKRQWTPHEDAKLVECLVELATTSWKCDNGTFKSGYGKHLEKMLHEKIPGCDLKANPHIESRVKLLKRQYFAIVEMMGTAGSGFGWNDKDKMIVVERQIFNEWKSSHPNANGLYNKPFPHFEELGIAFGRDRAQGGNAENVTQAVATMEAEREATLSDRLVNENTQVNLEETEMEYEADSQEPPTPGVPVAPGASAAPSSSAAPSASYIERNKRKRGSKSEEVIDIVVESMRDMKGAYQEHTAVLVDMVSCFKHEKEGAERRMKLMALLRDVPGLSGDDRMKAGLSILRDNSLIDMVFQLQPEELLPFLKKLL, from the exons ATGGAAGAGAATACTCGACCTAATTCAAAGCAAACTAAGCGTCAATGGACGCCACACGAAGATGCAAAATTAGTTGAGTGTTTGGTGGAGCTTGCAACTACTTCTTGGAAGTGTGACAATGGCACGTTTAAATCCGGTTATGGAAAACATTTGGAAAAAATGCTGCATGAAAAAATCCCTGGATGTGATCTTAAG GCTAATCCACACATTGAATCAAGGGTGAAATTGCTAAAAAGACAATATTTTGCAATAGTTGAGATGATGGGCACAGCTGGGAGTGGATTTGGTTGGAATGACAAAGATAAAATGATTGTGGTGGAGCGACAAATTttcaatgaatggaagagt tCCCATCCTAATGCTAATGGCCTCTATAATAAACCATTTCCACATTTTGAGGAGTTGGGAATAGCATTTGGTAGAGATAGGGCTCAAGGAGGCAATGCAGAAAATGTAACTCAAGCAGTTGCTACAATGGAGGCTGAGCGCGAAGCAACCTTGAGTGATCGGCTAGTGAATGAAAACACCCAAGTAAATTTGGAAGAGACCGAAATGGAATATGAAGCTGATTCTCAG GAGCCTCCAACTCCTGGTGTTCCTGTTGCTCCCGGTGCTTCTGCTGCTCCTAGTTCTTCTGCTGCTCCTAGTGCttcatatatagaaagaaataaaagaaaaagagggagCAAAAGTGAGGAAGTGATTGACATAGTAGTAGAATCAATGAGAGATATGAAAGGTGCTTATCAAGAACACACAGCCGTTTTAGTTGATATGGTTTCTTGTTTTAAGCATGAGAAAGAAGGAGCTGAGCGCAGAATGAAGCTAATGGCACTGTTGAGAGATGTTCCTGGTTTGAGCGGTGATGATAGAATGAAGGCTGGCCTTAGCATTCTAAGGGACAATAGTCTGATCGACATGGTGTTCCAACTTCAACCGGAGGAACTTTTGCCATTTTTGAAGAAATTGCTTTAA